Proteins encoded within one genomic window of Synechococcus sp. PCC 7335:
- a CDS encoding single-stranded DNA-binding protein, producing MSVNVVTLVGRVGRDPEVRYFESGNVLAKFGLAVNRRSRNSDQPDWFNIEIWGKPAEVAANYVRKGSLIGVTGSLKLDSWQDRSTGATRTSPVIRVNDLNLLGSKRDNEAPMAYGNDEF from the coding sequence ATGAGCGTAAATGTAGTGACTTTAGTTGGACGAGTGGGTCGTGACCCTGAAGTTCGTTATTTTGAGTCTGGCAATGTGCTAGCAAAGTTTGGTTTGGCAGTAAATAGACGTAGCCGTAATAGCGACCAACCTGATTGGTTCAATATAGAAATTTGGGGTAAGCCTGCCGAAGTCGCAGCGAACTATGTACGTAAGGGTAGCCTGATTGGAGTTACGGGTTCTTTGAAGTTGGATAGCTGGCAGGATCGCAGCACGGGCGCAACTCGAACGAGTCCAGTCATCCGCGTCAATGATTTGAACCTACTTGGCTCTAAGCGAGACAACGAAGCGCCAATGGCGTATGGCAATGACGAGTTCTAG
- the mreC gene encoding rod shape-determining protein MreC produces MFALRRWWDKNALRGVLIILAIGSAWGIRQTNGILIYEAYQYVTKPFHLAPAPNVQTDNTYVLDLQQRVVELENQNQKLRELIDYQKDSELNTTTLAAVIGRSADHWWQQITINKGSRDNVKAGDIVTGPGGLIGRITTVTPNTSRVLLVSDPNSQVGAKVSRSRSTGYIRGEADTQATMFFFEKVPDVKVGDVVVTSSFSRLFPQGIPIGRIASLDLSNSPAPKAIIQLSVPVSNLEWVSINPYSPKLDVDAVPAEIVRDPQ; encoded by the coding sequence ATGTTTGCTCTAAGACGATGGTGGGATAAAAACGCACTTAGAGGAGTTCTGATTATTCTGGCCATTGGGTCTGCCTGGGGAATTCGCCAGACCAATGGCATACTCATCTACGAAGCCTATCAGTACGTCACCAAACCTTTTCATCTAGCGCCTGCACCGAACGTTCAAACAGACAATACCTATGTGCTTGATTTACAGCAGCGGGTTGTAGAGCTGGAAAATCAAAATCAGAAGCTACGCGAGCTGATTGACTATCAAAAAGACAGTGAGCTAAATACTACGACACTAGCAGCGGTGATCGGGCGCAGCGCCGATCACTGGTGGCAACAGATTACGATTAATAAAGGTAGCCGCGACAATGTCAAAGCGGGAGATATTGTCACCGGGCCAGGCGGATTGATTGGTCGAATTACGACGGTCACGCCGAATACTTCTAGAGTGCTGCTAGTAAGCGATCCGAACAGTCAAGTTGGTGCCAAAGTTAGTCGCAGTCGTTCAACCGGATATATTCGAGGCGAAGCAGATACTCAAGCTACGATGTTCTTCTTTGAGAAAGTTCCTGATGTTAAGGTCGGTGATGTGGTTGTTACCTCATCGTTTAGCCGTCTTTTCCCACAAGGCATTCCAATTGGGCGCATCGCCTCTCTCGATTTGAGTAATAGCCCTGCGCCAAAAGCTATTATTCAGCTTTCTGTACCGGTCAGCAATTTAGAGTGGGTAAGTATCAATCCCTATTCTCCTAAGTTAGATGTAGACGCCGTTCCTGCCGAAATCGTTCGCGATCCTCAATAG
- a CDS encoding rod shape-determining protein — MGIDLGTANTLIYVSGQGIVLQEPSVVAIDESTRRPLAVGEAARQMLGRTPGNIRAIRPLRDGVIADFDTAEVMLKHFIRQIHENKGSVSPQVVIGIPSGVTGVERRAVMEAALQAGAREVSLIDEPVAAAIGVGLPVDEPTGNMIVDIGGGTTEVAVLSLQGIVRSESVRVAGDKLTDSIKQYMKKVNNLDIGDRTAEEIKVKISSAYPGPEDDEASLEVRGVHMLSGLPRTVTVKSPEIRESMAEPLSVIVEAVKRTLENTPPELAADIIDRGIMLAGGGALLRGLDTLISHETGIVVHVAADPLSCVVLGTGRALENFNKMERIFSARSRDF; from the coding sequence ATGGGTATCGACCTTGGTACAGCAAATACCCTCATCTATGTTTCAGGTCAGGGAATCGTTTTGCAAGAACCTTCGGTAGTTGCCATTGATGAAAGTACCAGACGTCCTCTTGCCGTGGGGGAAGCTGCTAGGCAGATGCTAGGACGCACACCGGGTAACATTCGAGCTATTCGTCCGCTCCGAGACGGCGTGATTGCAGATTTCGATACTGCAGAGGTGATGCTAAAACATTTCATACGCCAGATACATGAGAACAAAGGCTCAGTCTCTCCGCAGGTGGTCATTGGTATTCCTAGTGGCGTTACGGGTGTAGAGCGTCGAGCGGTGATGGAAGCGGCCTTGCAAGCAGGGGCGAGGGAAGTGTCTTTAATCGATGAGCCCGTAGCTGCGGCAATTGGAGTAGGATTACCTGTCGATGAGCCCACCGGCAACATGATTGTCGATATTGGCGGCGGGACAACCGAAGTTGCCGTCCTTAGCCTTCAAGGCATAGTACGTAGCGAATCGGTGCGAGTGGCAGGCGATAAGCTCACTGATTCGATCAAGCAGTATATGAAGAAGGTGAATAATCTCGATATTGGCGATCGCACTGCAGAAGAGATCAAAGTCAAAATTAGCTCTGCCTACCCAGGCCCTGAGGATGATGAGGCTTCACTAGAAGTACGCGGCGTCCATATGCTTTCTGGGTTGCCTAGAACCGTCACTGTTAAGAGCCCAGAAATTCGTGAAAGTATGGCTGAGCCCTTGTCTGTTATTGTCGAAGCGGTTAAGCGGACCCTCGAGAATACACCACCGGAGCTAGCTGCTGACATCATTGATCGAGGAATTATGCTGGCTGGAGGCGGCGCACTACTTCGAGGATTAGATACACTGATCTCTCATGAGACCGGTATTGTGGTTCATGTCGCGGCTGACCCGTTGAGCTGCGTTGTTCTAGGGACGGGCCGAGCGCTTGAGAACTTCAACAAAATGGAACGAATCTTTAGCGCTCGCTCTCGCGACTTCTAA